A genomic window from Cytobacillus suaedae includes:
- a CDS encoding MBL fold metallo-hydrolase, with protein MKRIGPIVIVEGPNQSKVPFSRSLYIDCSEKVLIDSGGEATTLQTINEEFGIDLIINTHYHPDHTQHNHLFKDALKWINPIEFKTTRTIEGVANENGIYQEWGSQGVEMWRKSLPQEWVENIGQITGTYDYELEYSFGGVKVHFLHTPGHTKGLSCPYFPEQGVVFVGDYDMTSFGPWYNGSDGDIDDFISSGKRLLTLDADTFITGHQKGIFTKQEFKQAMSEFLSIIDKRDERIEYYVRQGLTFEELAKVGIFYPKKLLSEPLLQTWERSGIRKHLDRLGLSVPGGKLEYSHS; from the coding sequence ATGAAGCGAATTGGCCCAATTGTCATTGTTGAAGGTCCAAATCAAAGTAAAGTTCCCTTTTCAAGAAGTTTATATATTGATTGTTCAGAAAAAGTATTGATTGATTCAGGTGGAGAAGCCACTACCCTTCAAACGATTAATGAAGAGTTTGGGATAGATTTAATTATTAATACTCACTATCACCCTGATCATACACAGCACAATCATTTGTTTAAAGATGCTTTAAAATGGATAAACCCGATCGAGTTTAAAACAACTAGGACGATCGAGGGCGTTGCTAATGAAAATGGTATTTATCAGGAATGGGGATCACAAGGGGTTGAAATGTGGCGTAAATCACTTCCACAAGAATGGGTCGAAAACATAGGGCAAATCACAGGGACCTATGATTATGAATTAGAGTATTCCTTTGGTGGCGTTAAGGTTCACTTTTTACATACGCCAGGACATACAAAAGGATTATCTTGTCCCTACTTCCCAGAACAAGGCGTTGTTTTTGTTGGGGATTACGATATGACCTCCTTTGGTCCTTGGTATAACGGATCAGATGGAGATATCGATGATTTTATTTCTTCAGGTAAACGTCTTTTAACACTTGATGCAGATACCTTTATTACCGGACATCAAAAAGGAATTTTTACTAAGCAAGAATTTAAGCAAGCTATGTCCGAATTCCTTTCCATCATCGATAAACGAGATGAACGAATTGAATACTATGTTCGTCAGGGTCTTACCTTTGAAGAGCTTGCAAAAGTAGGTATTTTTTATCCCAAAAAATTACTTTCAGAACCTCTCTTACAAACCTGGGAACGAAGTGGAATTCGAAAGCACCTTGATCGCCTTGGGCTTTCAGTACCAGGAGGAAAGCTTGAGTATTCACATAGTTAG